TGTCTATGAGGAGGAGAGAAACAGGTAAAAATGTACCTATTGAAGCAGCTATTCGGTTGAGCATCCTGATACATCGCAATCTAAGAGGGAAATACCGTGCAGTGGGAACCAAACGGGCTACCCCACAAATTATTTGTGTTAGGGGATAAGCTAGTGGCTTAAAATCTGCTTGTGACCCATATGCACAGATGGCTCCAGTCCATAGTTCAAGGCAATTAATGTACTTCCATTCGTAAACCTTCCGAAAGGCTTCCTACAAAGCAATGCATAAAATCAGTTTGATTAGACTAGGAGCTTATTTGATCTTGGGGCGTTTGAGTTTTcacaaaataatcatttatctTATTAAATACAAAAGGCTATTTTAGTAATGTAaaccaaataatccactttttcatcaatcaagatcacacctatttttttccatataaccccagatcaaacaagctctatgGATTTTTCCCTAGAGTTCAATCAAAGTGCTTTTAGTAGGAATCTTGAGATCTCAACTCTTTCCACTTGAACTGCTCTGAGTGAGTGAAATGAGAGTTACCAAGTTCTTGTCCAGTCCAGATAAAGAGAAGTAAACTTGCTATcggataaaaaaaacttattcaaagcttcaaatcatGGAGAGATTCTTTTAttacaacatatatatatatatatatatatatatatattagtttattataaacgGCGTTGAAAAGTTGCTTCAAATCATGGAGAGATTCTTTTGATCTATTAACAAAAGGACTAAGTTTTTGAACATTAGTAACCATGATAAGTATCATACCTTTGTTTTCATTGTGAGCGCCTCACGCAAGATCATCCCTAGTTGCCTGATGAAAACAAAAGCATGTTGATATGCATCCTGAATATCCACTCCAAGGAGCTCATTTACACAATTTCCAAGAAATTGGATGTGTGCTAGTTTTGTAGCATTCACAAATTGGCAGCTCATTACGTAAGCCTTGTATATCCCTTTGATACACTCATTTGAACAATCCGAGCCAAGTTGGATACATAAATCTCGTAAAAATAGAAATGAGACAATCGGTAATGCACCTCCTCCTGTACCCCAGAAGTGTAGGAGAACCTTCAAAAACAAATCCATCCACATTAAAGATTTTTAAtcaaagaatattaaaaaaaaatattaaagagtGTCGAAAATCAAGCAAGTACCTTGATGTATTTCCTAAGAAAGGCAGGAAAAGCCGCCAAAAACACAGATGAACATCTCAAACGTTTCAGGGTGAATGCTATCATTTCTGTATCAGTCATTTGATTCAACACGTGTAGAGCATTTCCAAGGTAAGATTTCACCAAATGATTGTAATTCTTCCACACCTTAGTGTTCACAAGGGTTGATATTGCCTCCTTGTTACCACCAGTAGGTTGGAATTTAAAAAGTCCTCTTATAATACCATCCATTTCACTAAAAACaactatcattattttattgaatacaCTACTAGTCATAGTGTTAAACTTTGGCATAGAATTATCAGCACTATCATCACCATAATGGCAGGCCAAACGGAAAGCTTTCATAAGTGAACGAACTGCTCCTAAACTTTTGTTTTCTTTGATTGACTTACACCAAGAATCAACCATTTCACTTGTTATAACATTTGTAGATGATTTTTTCCCCTTTTCCACTTTAGGTTCATCTGCATCAGTTTCTTCATCTTGTGTTTCATAGTCTTCATCATCTTCCTCAACATcctcatcctacaaaaaaatccctattttaaacaaaaactatGACAGTAAGGCAAAAGGGTAAAGTAATGATACAGAATAAACACCCACATCAATATCCTCACTGTCGAAATTAAGAAGCTCATTATCATGCTCTTTCAAAAACTCATAAAACTCCGGATCCTGCAAAAGGAAAAACACTTATTCAAGGTTGGAACTTCAATCAAATTAAGGAGAGGGTTAGAACTAAACCAAAATTTCTAACCTTTTCCTTAAGTCTTTCTAGTTGTTGTATATGCTCGCTTGCTTTCTCCGTAGAGTCAGTCATTGTTCTACCTGACTTACTTCCTTCTTCTATCATATCTTCAGCTTCGTCTTTTGATTTCAGAGCTGAAAATCCGTATTTCaacaaaattcatataaaaaaaaggaaaataactCATGGGAAGCATACATGAGATTGAAAAGATGATCTTCAAACCTTTTCTTTTCGCTCCCATGGCGAATACGGCTGATGGTTTGAAGCTGCGGTGGCTATCGGAGAGAAAGTAAGTAAAAAGggagatgatgaagaagaagaaagaattgGACTTTTAGGGTTTAAGCtttagggcttgtttggttcgtcaaattaaaatataaaaagatataaGGATCGGGTTAAGATGAAATTAGGTCGGTCGACCCGCGGGTAAGGATCGGGTTAATCTGGGCTTGATTTGAGCTCATTTTTAAATGCGGGTTAGAATTTGAATGAAATCGTAATAGGTTTTTTAGCATTCTTTTGTTAGATGTCTATAGTTCtaatatgcatatatatattttaaataaaatttagatatgTTTGATAACAATTCAGAAATTAGTAAtgtttgataattattatttttatttattattattctcttttttttttttttttttgtaagaactgtttgataaaagttatttaaaaaatgtttatgaaaaaataaattatttagtttttaattattttaatatttttatttaaaatttataaagttaaaatagatataatttaattgatgaattgaatgatttgatagttgaaaaaaaatgatagaattgttttatttttggatttttgtaaattaaaaaaataatttgagaaaaacATTGTTTCcatataaatttagaatttaataaaataaagtattttaacattttaattcataaatgaagTGACTTGATTTTTAGAATGATagatatatcataaatttattaatattttttcatcaattcaaaAATTAGTAATGTctgataattattaatttatttattattattctcttttttttttaaactttatttgataaaagttatttaagaaatgtttaatgaaaaagtaaattatttagtttttaattattttaatatttttaatttaaaatttataaagttaaaatagatATAGTTTAATCGgtgaattgaattatttgataattgaaaaaaatgatagaattgttttatctttgaattttttttaaatttatgattttttttgagaaaaacattgttttaagaatttcataaaataaagtattttaaaattttaattcataaatgaaAGTGACTTGATTTTTAGAATGATAGATATAtcctaattataatatttaaaagtaattagaAAGAGCTattttaatgttggttatttaggatgtttttaagatttttttaaaaaaaatatttaatgaaaagtaagttatttgaattttagttaatttaaatgttaaaaaaattgataagtagattttgataaataaataaaaacccaccatcaaataatagaaaatagttaaggatttgaaaaaaatagtacatatataattataaaattatttgagaggccttatttttcaaatattaatttagatagaTATACCTagattaaacatatattttgagCAGGATTCTAAATATAAGACTTTTACCAGCCTTAATCTAAACaaaaaatatgttgttaaaatttaaagataGTAGTAATCTTGTTTTTAccaaaccaaaaaataaaaaagaaatgtgTTACAACTACAAATTTAAAGATATCTTAATAGAGATacaaagattaataataataaaaagattaatagaTAGAACAAAATTTCCTTTTAGGAGTTGTAGTCATCAGATGTTATGCTGATACTTCAGTAACACCAACCACCTTAGATTTTGATTCCTTTCTAATTTTCTTGTATGCCGGAACATCTCTTCCAGTCTTCTTTGACTTGCGTTTCTTTGAGGAAATTCGGTCTACTTTTGGCTCCTCGGAggcttcttctttttcttcatctgATTGTATCGCTGTTGAGTCGGGCTCAATAACTGACATCCCCATGAGGGTGTAGTCCAAAAGAAATGTACTTCGCTGGAGCCTGTCTATTCTACTGAAATGCCTCTGAGAATAAGGTATTAGACCTTCCAAAATTTCGCCAATTCCTTTTATCTGTAATAAAAAACGCTTGTGTTTATAATACGCAACAAAATTTACATTTGGCATACAAAATCTAATGAAAAAAACTAATCCATAGTCCACAAAATTCAGAAATTTGCCTCAAACTTTTAACAATCTTAAGCCCAAGACTCTGTATtcctaaataaaaatgaaaaaaagaactGATGAAGTGATTTGTCCTAAATAACCTTATTTTAGGTTTTGGATGAAAAATGTCAACAAATTTACGCATATATGTCTAATTAAATCACACTTCTCATACCataccaaacaaaacaaaacaaaaaaacacttCCTACTTTTGATAGTTTTTCAATGGAACCATGATTGTGACACAGTATTAGTTTCCAAATAGGTATGAATT
This is a stretch of genomic DNA from Impatiens glandulifera chromosome 4, dImpGla2.1, whole genome shotgun sequence. It encodes these proteins:
- the LOC124936078 gene encoding nucleolar complex-associated protein 2; translated protein: MGAKRKALKSKDEAEDMIEEGSKSGRTMTDSTEKASEHIQQLERLKEKDPEFYEFLKEHDNELLNFDSEDIDDEDVEEDDEDYETQDEETDADEPKVEKGKKSSTNVITSEMVDSWCKSIKENKSLGAVRSLMKAFRLACHYGDDSADNSMPKFNTMTSSVFNKIMIVVFSEMDGIIRGLFKFQPTGGNKEAISTLVNTKVWKNYNHLVKSYLGNALHVLNQMTDTEMIAFTLKRLRCSSVFLAAFPAFLRKYIKVLLHFWGTGGGALPIVSFLFLRDLCIQLGSDCSNECIKGIYKAYVMSCQFVNATKLAHIQFLGNCVNELLGVDIQDAYQHAFVFIRQLGMILREALTMKTKEAFRKVYEWKYINCLELWTGAICAYGSQADFKPLAYPLTQIICGVARLVPTARYFPLRLRCIRMLNRIAASIGTFLPVSLLLIDMLEMKELNRPPTGGVGKAVDLQAVLKVSKPMLKTRSFQEACVFSVIEEVAEHLAQWSYSVAFFELSFIPVVRLRNFCKSTKVERFRREMKQLVQEIEASIEYTNQKRASVKFMLNDVAATSFLEDEKKSGVSPLSQYVVTLRERAQERRDSQTESSIVMGTQSSSFGNKIRETDEELETDDGNSVFSSTWLPKNNPKTKKDDETAPPKEEKQKKKKQSGKKTAVDVDIVEDLILSSDDEDEDVMNDDEDNISEEDNFEEQTEKRKSQKKEQKSSSGGKSLKRKGKFNNKNKSRKQKRTN